In the Pseudoliparis swirei isolate HS2019 ecotype Mariana Trench chromosome 19, NWPU_hadal_v1, whole genome shotgun sequence genome, one interval contains:
- the LOC130210164 gene encoding uncharacterized protein LOC130210164: MKPNAILQLSALPVCDAPLAGGGVARVSCVAAAEEQAERHRNREQLTRSPEAFKIRQQQSSGWLNPPYNDRENKECYSCKQPGVSLVCVVACVAEGSLTLWVSAHLIRGSQSRCAGPGKSDGEAFGSPLTSSTASATFADAAPLLLYGGSSLVRAAGSLPPPTLQVECLECPTDRRLLAGSAERCHSIWATAVLPRIVLTTAVALLSVHKRYLRQSNCVGCGWSRPDRAPGRANTVPLRRHLAPFECSQTKVAGVALL; the protein is encoded by the exons ATGAAGCCTAATGCAATTCTACAACTGTCTGCTTTACCAGTGTGTGATGCCCCTCTGGCTGGAGGCGGGGTTGCCAGGGTTTCATGTGTTGCAGCTGCGGAGGAGCAGGCGGAGCGTCATCGCAACCGGGAACAGCTGACGCGGTCCCCGGAAGCATTTAAGATCCGTCAACAGCAGTCGTCGGGGTGGCTGAACCCTCCGTACAATGATAGGGAGAATAAAGAGTGTTACTCCTGTAAACAACCCGGTGTCTCCCTTGTCTGTGTCGTGGCCTGTGTGGCAGAGGGTAGCCTCACTCTCTGGGTGTCAGCACACCTGATTCGGGGGAGCCAATCACGGTGCGCGGGGCCCGGTAAAAGTGACGGGGAAGCGTTTGGTTCCCCCTTGACATCAAGCACGGCTTCCGCCACGTTTGCGGACgctgctcccctcctcctgtaCGGAGGTTCGTCTCTGGTGCGCGCTG CCGGCAGCTTGCCTCCTCCCACCCTCCAAGTGGAATGCTTGGAATGCCCGACTGATCG GAGACTGTTGGCCGGGTCGGCGGAACGCTGCCACTCCATATGGGCCACTGCTGTTTTGCCTAGGATTGTTTTAACCACTGCCGTGGCACTGTTGAGCGTCCACAAACGCTATTTACGCCAAAGCAACTGCGTCGGCTGTGGCTGGTCTCGGCCCGACCGGGCACCGGGCCGAGCCAACACTGTGCCTCTGCGGCGCCATTTAGCTCCCTTTGA GTGCTCGCAGACCAAGGTGGCGGGAGTGGCGCTTCTGTAA